DNA from Daucus carota subsp. sativus chromosome 1, DH1 v3.0, whole genome shotgun sequence:
TGAAGAGTCCACCAAAAACTTGCTGCAGCATCATGCCAACCTCCAGGGCTTTCCCGAACTGAAATGCACCTAATGGAGATGCACCACTTGCTTCTGCACTAGAGTTTACTGGTCTTTGTTTATCTAGAAGAAGAGGAACAAGCACGATTGATATATTAGTGACCATAAGAAGATACAGTGGCCTGGAAAGTATGACGCTTTTTATGATGCcattgccaagaataggaaatCCTATATACGACAGGAATACTACAATGGCAGCTGCTAAGGAACAATAAATACGAATCATCTCTGAAGCTGCAACTGCAATGCTTATTTGCCTTGGGCTTATACCATTAGAACGAGCATGGATCACTGGTTCAATGTTTGCTGACTGATGCTCAGCATTCAAAGTTGAAATAGGTGAACCTTCAGTTTTTGATGAGACTggtctttgttttattttttcatcAGCGTCCAGGGCAGATGGTCTAGATTCTTGTGAGCTCGAATGAGATTGGACCCTATGTTGTTCTATGCCAGTTCCTCCCTCATATTTTTCATGCTGGGACGGATCATTACTTAAGTCACATGAGAAAGAAGTGGTGTGTTTATCCTCTTTCTGAGGGACAACTGCAACCAATGAAAAAGAAGATAGTAAATAACATGATACGTGTTAAAGTCCATCCAGTTTTTATGTATGTAATTTTAGTGGTTGTTAAGGAGTCCAAATTTCAGCAACAGGCCTAACTTGTTTCCCAACCATAAGAAGCATTAACCTCTACACTCTGCTAACTTGTCTTCTACAAGAATAGAATTTCCCAACAGGCCTAACTTCTTTCCTGCGCGAAGGGCACAATGAGGTGCATCTCACATGTCCGCGCAGGAGGTGCAGGTGCGGGCACTTCATCAAAGTGGATCAAATTTGCCCTATTTGGAACAAAAAAAGTTTCGGGCAGCCCAATCCTTGTACTACTTCAGCCATTGCAATAATTTTCTTCATTTTACTTCTTCCTTTGTTCTTATTACACAATCTTTTCTATGAATTACTTTTTTCTTATCTTTTCGATGTGTGTTACACTGTTACATGATTGTAAGAACATACAACACCTGATTGTTTTGTTTGTTACTTTGTATTATCTGATACGTAACTACCTacttaaaataagttaaaaaggAATTTATTTGAATGTTTGTGTTAAAAGCTAGGGTAACTTAAAACCAACTAATCAACTGAATTAGGAAGTAGGTATTTGCAgttaatttcttatattttgtaCTTTGGCTTGGAAAAAATTATCACTGCCTGTActttataatattgttttgtATAATGGGGAATTAGTTTCTACATTTTGTACCTCCAATTGTGTGTGTAAAATAATCTTGATATGGATTAATTTCCTGATTATTCAGTtacattattatttatatgcaTATGCGAAGCACCTCTCATGCATATAGTCGAGAGAAACATACATTCCTATACATTTAATGCACACAGATTTACACTTGCACTAAGAAAAGACATAAGGCTGATTACATGTTTAGACTCTCAATGCAAACAGAAAATAGCAAACGCCTAAGAATTTGAGTTACTACAAAGATCTTAACCGAACAAAGTAAAAAACCAtccataaaaattaattatttacaaatgtATCTAGCAGCTGAATCCATATGAACAAAACAATTTTCAACAAATATGATTTGGGCTTTACCAGATCTAAGGCATACTAAAATGAGATTCTATTAGTTCTACTTATTCATAAGTGACCTAATCTTTTGTTGATGCAATGAAATGTGATTGATTAAGCTGGGACTGCTGAAGCGGATGTACCCCAGAATCAATCATGAATCACTTAACACCTAAGAGTGGTCAAGATCAGCACTGCATGCTTTAGATGGAAAAACATAATTctttaatagaaaaatatttgcaaaaaaccTCTATTTTTTTTCAACTCCTTGCTATACCTGGTCCTAGTGTTAAGGACCAAAAGTCGGGTGTAAGCAAACTGAAAGGTATTTGATAATTTATTGAGTTTTAATTAAGGGTTAAATTGCTACATCATAATCAAACTTACCCCAACTTACATCTGGATCATCAAACTCAGATAGCTTGTAGTAAACtcattaaactaataaaacctGCATTTTTTGACCAACAGTAACATACTTTAGCGGGACAGATAGAAATGTGAGGTTGCACACTTATTTGTCCATCCAAACCTAACTTCACTGACCCTATTCAACCCAATCCAACCCATTAGAAAGAAACCCAAAATTCTTTCCACGGCTTCTTCTTTTTCAACTTGAAAGTTGAACCAAACATTTCTACTTCTTCAACAAACAAGGATGACAGAAATAAATGATAGACATTTAAGAAAAAACTTGGACTTGATTAGAATACATGTGGATGAATGGAACTTGACCATACACACTTAACATGCTGAATTTAGCACAAtactaaaactaataaaattttactaaatCCAATCAAACTAAAATTAGACTAAAATCATGGAAACAACGTCCCGCTTGACATTTGTCAACTTAAATAGTCATGTACAGTCTGCCATACTCTATACAGAGCCTGAATGTTAAAAGCAGGTACATTTCTAAACCATTCCtataaagttaaaaaataattaaaaatggaGATGAGCGAACAAAAAAACTAGCATAACCAGGCTTCTAAATCTACTCACTCACTATGTACTCTTCTTCACATTTGGACAACAATATCCATATTTACGGACCATATTAGCTAATCGCTTTTCCGTTGATAGCAATGATTTGTTTAAACCTTGTAAATGCCTTACAGTCCACGACAGTTGAcactattagagcatctccaaggggtGTAgctaaataatactccctctatcccataGATTGTTTACGGTTGGGACAGAGggtttggcacgcattttaagactctcataaaatataatttcataaattagtTTCAAAATTATTTCTCTTCTCGGAAACAAAATAATACAAAAACAAGTTATCGAACTATACTTTTTAGAagccttaaattgtgtgccaagtaatgcaaaaaaaaaagtacagaaatgaatgggatggagggagtaaaagtagtggttaggtaaaatttgtttaacttgtaaGGTGTTGTACTACAATGGTGTTAGCTATAATGGTTGGATACTTagatatatttcaaataaaatattttattattattttcaaattccaACGGCTATATTTCCAACAATCATATTTCTATgtttataaataacaaaattcagAACTGAACAGAACAAAAACTGCAAACAGACTCAATTTCATTCACACTTGTAAAATACTTCAAAAACAGTATTTATCATCTATAATTACTGCTGTTTGATGCCAGGTGGGATGTCATAGACTCATAGCTAACAGGTTGGACTAAGCATGGCACTTAATCTAGGTGTTGAGGGTTTGCCACACTAAACATAATGTACATATGCTGCCTTGATATATTCTTCCATCAAAAAAGGCATATCATAGTTAATTAAAAACGCAAGAAATTCAAACAAGGACAACAATACCTATCAACGGAAACAATGTCAAGTAGCAATACGATCTCGATTAACTAAAGAAAATCCTTGCCgatacatccatttgataaaatTGAAACACTCAGCATCACAGAAATTGATTAGTTAATAATTCGAATCACAAAAACACATAATCACATCTAGGATATGATAAAATACAATAATCTCTATGGTAAAAATAAGTgatgatatatacatattaaagaCACAAATTGTTGTGTATCGATCGAGAACCTGTAGGAGGTAGATCTGAGAATGATTTGGAAGAAGGAAGACTATTGAGGCGACCGGTGATGAGAGCTAAACGGTCGGATCCTCTTTCTGCTATACGACGTCGTCTTGCGTCCCTGCTGCTGCTCGTCGCCATGCCCCCTGCCTTACGCACCAGAATCAACACGTATGTATCTCTTTTATATACATACAGTGTCCCGTTTGTATCGGTTTTTCAATATGCTCTCTCTTTTCCAATTTCACTTGTATTTTCTCCTTTTTATGATTTGaacaaattttatgttattactTTATtagcttacatttttttaaaggGATTTTTTTAGCTTACATTTCTTTAAAgggatcttttttttttaatatatgttcaagACGTTATTTTGAATGTAAAATTGATTATCTAGGTCTCCCTGGTTCTGTGATTACACCATAAATTTATCATCCTTGGAACTAGGTTGCCGAGTATAAACTTCGTAGTAAATTTTTCTCTCtcttctatattttaaaaatctgtacATGACACTTAACTAGtttttattactaaaaatattcattccttaattaaatatttacaaaaattaaaaaatgaactAGAAATACATGTATGTTTGCCATAAAAATCGtaaaaagattaaaagaaaGAGACTAGATATTAAAGTTGCCGATTTTACTCAAAGTTAGTAAGCAAAATCGATCAAAATAAAGGTAATAGTAGGAATCACaaattatttttccaaaaatattctcaaataggtgattttttttttgagatgaTTATATTGATGAGGCTGATATAAGTGCAGGTCCATCTCTACTTAATGTCTTGtattcaataaaaaattgacatatgaaatttgaaaaaattttaacataatatATTGAGATAACATTTTCcccaaaagaaaataaaattcattactTATCAATTCATTTTCTCATATAAaaaactagcttataacccgtgcaatgcacgggcggttaacttatttgttattttattatatatattttaaagttacctaattttattgtaaaaataaaattatgatagaataatatggtttaataaattttttacttaacagttggataaattcttcatagttaagtccgttaaatggctaattgaaaattaggtcgaacatatatattttaatgagaatgttaaaatattttcttttacatgttataatttaaggtggcctataaactcagatataaactaaccaatcaacctttgatatttagttaataataattaataatatggtataaaacataCGCATGAACCAAATACctccccatcatactaacctaaatttgatgttttggtttaattgataataaaaa
Protein-coding regions in this window:
- the LOC108205212 gene encoding uncharacterized protein LOC108205212: MATSSSRDARRRRIAERGSDRLALITGRLNSLPSSKSFSDLPPTVVPQKEDKHTTSFSCDLSNDPSQHEKYEGGTGIEQHRVQSHSSSQESRPSALDADEKIKQRPVSSKTEGSPISTLNAEHQSANIEPVIHARSNGISPRQISIAVAASEMIRIYCSLAAAIVVFLSYIGFPILGNGIIKSVILSRPLYLLMVTNISIVLVPLLLDKQRPVNSSAEASGASPLGAFQFGKALEVGMMLQQVFGGLFMDCSVYSVVVVCLLSLAQKLGW